From a region of the Bradyrhizobium diazoefficiens genome:
- a CDS encoding carboxylesterase family protein, whose translation MRFVLTLIVMVACCAGSAMAQSVGQFPFALTREGQMLGAVEGEVASFKGLTYASPPVGARRWRAPQPTPESSEMHTAYKYGAACLQPALPDTSEDCLTLNVFRPFGVDGPLPVMMFIHGGGFISGTANERLFDGARLAQAGLIVVTANYRLGALGWLAYPARSEGGSGNYGLMDQIAALHWVHDNIAAFGGDPNNVTLFGRDAGATSIALLMLSAQSRDLFQKAILQSVPGRARLRSAKDAEAVGRQFAAALGPQADLRTAEPRRLLAAEGRLLEKSQRSFAPMMDGGLVTEDIAAGFAAGHQSRIPLIVGSNDDETGFDGEFDVKEVASSGVTSDELRRLYPGLAKPSELAARFYTDKVFSEPARLLARSHAASGAATFRYRFAYVPEARRANPEGGQGRELQFIFGVEGVPGAGILSRGDREVASRMRSYWINFARSGDPNGPGLPHWDAAAGRDRLLLIANDGIASEDDPWSERLDRLTGESKN comes from the coding sequence ATGCGGTTCGTGCTTACGCTCATTGTCATGGTCGCGTGTTGCGCCGGCTCGGCCATGGCCCAGTCGGTCGGACAATTTCCGTTCGCGCTGACGCGGGAAGGGCAGATGCTCGGCGCCGTCGAAGGCGAGGTGGCGTCCTTCAAGGGACTGACCTACGCCTCGCCACCGGTCGGTGCGCGGCGCTGGCGCGCGCCGCAGCCGACACCCGAAAGTTCGGAGATGCACACCGCCTATAAGTATGGCGCGGCGTGCCTTCAACCGGCGCTGCCTGATACGAGCGAGGATTGCCTCACGCTGAACGTGTTCCGGCCTTTCGGGGTCGACGGTCCGCTGCCGGTGATGATGTTCATCCACGGTGGCGGCTTTATCAGCGGCACCGCGAACGAGCGGCTGTTCGACGGCGCCAGGCTGGCGCAGGCCGGTCTCATCGTGGTGACCGCCAATTATCGCCTCGGAGCGCTCGGCTGGCTCGCCTATCCCGCGCGGTCGGAAGGCGGCTCCGGCAATTACGGCCTGATGGACCAGATCGCCGCGCTGCATTGGGTTCACGACAACATCGCGGCGTTCGGCGGCGATCCGAACAACGTCACCTTGTTTGGCCGCGACGCAGGCGCGACGTCGATCGCGCTCCTGATGCTGTCTGCGCAATCGCGCGATCTCTTCCAGAAGGCGATTCTGCAATCGGTCCCCGGTCGCGCGCGCCTGCGGTCAGCAAAGGACGCGGAGGCCGTCGGCCGGCAGTTCGCGGCGGCGCTTGGACCGCAGGCAGATTTGCGCACAGCCGAACCGCGACGCCTGCTTGCCGCCGAAGGCCGTCTGCTGGAGAAATCGCAGCGCAGCTTCGCGCCGATGATGGATGGAGGTCTGGTGACCGAAGATATCGCCGCCGGCTTTGCGGCCGGACATCAAAGCCGCATTCCCCTGATCGTCGGCTCGAACGATGACGAGACGGGTTTCGACGGCGAGTTCGATGTCAAGGAGGTCGCTTCGTCGGGCGTCACGAGCGATGAGCTGCGCAGGCTCTATCCCGGCCTCGCCAAGCCTTCGGAACTCGCGGCGAGGTTCTATACCGACAAGGTCTTTTCCGAGCCCGCAAGATTGCTGGCCCGCTCGCATGCCGCAAGCGGCGCGGCGACCTTTCGCTATCGCTTCGCCTATGTGCCCGAGGCCCGGCGCGCCAACCCCGAGGGCGGGCAAGGCCGGGAGTTGCAGTTCATCTTCGGTGTGGAAGGCGTGCCAGGAGCGGGCATTCTCTCGCGCGGTGATCGCGAGGTTGCAAGCCGCATGCGGTCCTACTGGATCAACTTCGCCAGGAGCGGCGATCCCAACGGTCCCGGTCTGCCGCATTGGGACGCTGCGGCAGGCAGAGACCGCCTGCTGCTGATCGCGAACGACGGCATCGCGAGCGAGGACGATCCCTGGTCGGAGCGTCTCGACCGGCTGACAGGCGAGAGCAAAAATTGA
- a CDS encoding class III extradiol ring-cleavage dioxygenase, with protein sequence MTRFPTLFLSHGGGPWPFMEDRRVQYAKTAQEFGRLPQLLPERPKAVLVITGHWEADAFTVSTSAHPPMVYDYYGFPEHTYHLKYPAPGRPELAAQVKALLARAGLDCREDPNQGFDHGTFVPLGLMYPKADMPIVLLSLKSAYDAAEHIKVGQAIASLRDEGILIVGSGLTYHNMRGFNRSESRPVSYDFEAYLNEAISNPDPARRNAMLVDWENAPGARLAHPREDHLLPLMVAAGAAGSDVGKRVFVDEVAHVVMASYVFGG encoded by the coding sequence ATGACGCGATTTCCGACCCTCTTCCTGTCGCATGGCGGCGGTCCCTGGCCATTCATGGAGGACAGGCGGGTGCAATATGCCAAGACCGCCCAGGAGTTCGGCCGGTTGCCGCAGCTTCTCCCCGAGAGGCCGAAGGCCGTGCTCGTCATCACCGGCCATTGGGAGGCCGATGCCTTCACCGTGTCCACTTCGGCGCATCCGCCGATGGTGTACGACTATTACGGTTTCCCCGAGCACACCTATCATCTCAAATATCCGGCGCCAGGCAGGCCCGAGCTCGCAGCGCAGGTGAAGGCGCTGCTTGCGCGTGCGGGCCTCGATTGCCGGGAAGACCCCAATCAGGGTTTTGATCACGGCACCTTCGTGCCGCTCGGGCTGATGTATCCGAAAGCCGACATGCCGATCGTGCTGCTCTCGCTGAAGTCTGCCTACGATGCGGCCGAGCACATCAAGGTCGGCCAGGCGATTGCGTCGCTCCGCGATGAAGGCATTCTGATTGTCGGCAGCGGGCTGACCTATCACAACATGCGTGGCTTCAATCGATCGGAGTCCAGGCCGGTTTCCTATGATTTCGAGGCCTATCTGAACGAGGCGATCAGCAATCCGGATCCGGCCCGCCGCAACGCGATGCTGGTTGATTGGGAGAACGCACCGGGCGCGCGCCTGGCGCATCCCCGCGAGGACCATCTGCTGCCGCTGATGGTGGCCGCCGGCGCCGCCGGCAGCGATGTGGGCAAGCGCGTCTTCGTCGACGAGGTCGCGCACGTGGTGATGGCGTCGTATGTGTTTGGCGGGTGA
- a CDS encoding SemiSWEET transporter — protein sequence MDPFLIKLFGFAAATCTTVAYAPQFIKVWKTRSARDISLGMFLVMVLGLALWLVYGLLSGDAPLVAANAITIVLAGGILFMKLRYG from the coding sequence ATGGACCCGTTCTTGATCAAGCTGTTTGGCTTTGCCGCAGCAACCTGCACCACCGTCGCCTACGCACCCCAGTTCATCAAGGTGTGGAAGACGCGCTCGGCGCGCGACATTTCGCTCGGCATGTTCCTGGTCATGGTGCTGGGCCTGGCGCTCTGGCTCGTCTACGGCCTGCTCTCCGGCGACGCCCCGCTCGTCGCCGCCAACGCCATCACGATCGTGCTCGCCGGCGGCATCCTGTTCATGAAGCTGAGATACGGGTGA
- the glgA gene encoding glycogen synthase GlgA: MRPVRVLAVASEVYPIVKTGGLADVAGALPIALKAHGVEMRTLMPGYPDVMRLVSGAAEIQTWPDYFGGPGRLLAGFHEGLDLFVLDVPHLYARPGNPYVTTEGIDWPDNGVRFAALSRVAADIGHGLVPAFVPDVVHAHDWQAGLAPAYLHYDNRPRPATVMTIHNIAYQGKFAPELIGSIGLPWDSFNIHGLEYFGGISFLKAGLQFADRITTVSPTYAREIQSDEGGMGFGGLLRERAHVLSGILNGIDIAVWNPQDDPHIAYRYGADDLTFRAANKAVLQQQFNLDSSDEAPLLGVISRLSWQKGLDLLLEVIPTILGEGMQLALLGSGDRDLQDRYQAAARANPGRIGVVIGYDEILAHLLQAGSDALLVPSRFEPCGLTQLCALRYGAVPIVSRVGGLEDTIVDIGEADASGRDATGFKFAPVTADALAGTLRRANTAFHDKQTWRRLQRNGLATDVSWRNRAGDYAALYRDLMSARA; encoded by the coding sequence ATGAGGCCTGTTCGCGTCCTCGCGGTCGCCTCCGAAGTCTATCCCATCGTCAAGACCGGCGGTCTCGCGGACGTCGCCGGTGCGCTGCCGATCGCGCTGAAGGCGCACGGCGTCGAGATGCGCACCTTGATGCCGGGCTATCCCGACGTGATGCGGCTGGTGTCCGGCGCAGCGGAGATCCAGACCTGGCCGGATTATTTCGGCGGCCCCGGGCGGCTGCTCGCCGGCTTCCACGAGGGGCTCGATCTGTTCGTGCTCGACGTGCCGCATCTCTATGCGCGGCCGGGCAATCCCTATGTCACCACCGAGGGCATCGACTGGCCGGACAACGGCGTGCGCTTCGCGGCGCTGTCGCGCGTCGCGGCGGATATCGGCCACGGCCTCGTGCCCGCATTCGTGCCCGACGTCGTGCACGCCCACGACTGGCAGGCCGGGCTCGCGCCGGCCTATCTGCACTATGACAATCGCCCGCGACCGGCCACCGTGATGACCATCCACAACATCGCCTATCAGGGCAAGTTCGCGCCTGAGCTGATCGGATCGATCGGCCTGCCCTGGGACTCCTTCAACATCCACGGCCTGGAATATTTCGGCGGCATCAGCTTCCTCAAGGCCGGCCTGCAATTCGCCGACCGCATCACCACGGTATCGCCGACCTACGCACGCGAGATCCAGAGCGACGAAGGCGGCATGGGGTTCGGTGGCCTGTTGCGCGAACGCGCGCATGTGCTGAGCGGCATCCTCAACGGCATCGACATAGCGGTGTGGAATCCGCAAGACGATCCACACATCGCCTACCGCTACGGCGCAGATGACCTGACGTTCCGGGCCGCGAACAAGGCGGTGCTCCAGCAGCAGTTCAATCTCGATTCCTCGGACGAGGCGCCGCTGCTCGGCGTCATCAGCCGGCTGTCCTGGCAGAAGGGGCTCGATCTCCTGCTCGAGGTCATTCCGACCATCCTGGGCGAAGGCATGCAGCTCGCGCTGCTCGGCAGCGGCGACCGCGATCTCCAGGATCGCTATCAAGCCGCAGCCCGCGCCAATCCCGGCCGGATCGGGGTCGTGATCGGCTATGACGAGATCCTGGCGCATCTGCTGCAGGCCGGCTCCGACGCGCTGCTCGTACCCTCGCGCTTCGAGCCGTGCGGCCTGACCCAGCTCTGCGCACTGCGCTACGGCGCCGTCCCGATCGTCTCACGCGTCGGCGGGCTCGAGGACACCATCGTCGATATCGGCGAGGCCGATGCCTCCGGCCGCGATGCCACCGGTTTCAAATTCGCACCCGTGACGGCGGATGCCCTCGCCGGCACGCTGCGCAGGGCCAACACCGCCTTCCACGACAAGCAGACCTGGCGCCGGCTGCAACGAAATGGCCTTGCGACCGACGTCTCCTGGCGCAACCGCGCCGGCGATTATGCCGCGCTCTACCGCGATCTCATGTCGGCCCGCGCGTAG
- the glgC gene encoding glucose-1-phosphate adenylyltransferase: MSAVGNEPLARQALAFVLAGGRGSRLLELTDRRAKPAVYFGGKSRIIDFALSNAVNSGIRRIAVATQYKAHSLIRHLQMGWNFFRPERNESFDILPASQRVSESMWYVGTADAVYQNIDIIESHACRFIVVLAGDHIYKMDYEVMLRQHVESGADVTVGCLEMPRAESSGFGIMHIDENGWIQEFLEKPKDPPPMPGKPDVSLASMGIYVFNAKFLFDQLKRDAEDPNSNHDFGKDIIPYLVKNGRAIAHQFSTSCVRSGSNDVAYWRDVGTVDAYWSANIDLTDVVPELDLFDRAWPIWSYAEITPPAKFVHDEESRRGQAVSSLVSGGCIISGASLRRSLLFTGVRINSYANVENAVIMPYVNVGRGARLKNVVIDRGVEIPEGLVVGEDPEFDAKRFRTTEQGISLITQPMLDGLNK; this comes from the coding sequence ATGAGTGCCGTCGGTAATGAGCCGCTCGCCCGTCAGGCGCTGGCGTTCGTCCTGGCTGGCGGACGCGGCAGCCGGCTCCTGGAGCTGACTGACCGCCGCGCCAAGCCGGCCGTCTATTTCGGCGGCAAGTCCCGCATCATCGATTTCGCGCTGTCGAATGCCGTCAATTCGGGCATCCGCCGCATCGCGGTGGCGACCCAATACAAGGCACACAGCCTGATCCGGCACCTTCAGATGGGCTGGAACTTCTTCCGCCCCGAACGCAACGAGAGCTTCGACATCCTGCCCGCGAGCCAGCGCGTCTCCGAGAGCATGTGGTATGTCGGCACGGCGGATGCGGTGTACCAGAACATCGACATCATCGAATCCCACGCTTGCCGCTTCATCGTGGTGCTGGCGGGCGACCACATCTATAAGATGGACTACGAGGTGATGCTGCGCCAGCACGTCGAGAGCGGCGCCGACGTCACGGTCGGCTGCCTGGAGATGCCGCGTGCGGAATCCTCGGGCTTCGGCATCATGCATATCGACGAGAACGGCTGGATTCAGGAGTTCCTGGAGAAGCCAAAAGATCCGCCACCGATGCCCGGCAAGCCGGACGTCTCGCTCGCCAGCATGGGCATCTACGTGTTCAACGCGAAATTCCTGTTCGACCAGCTCAAGCGCGACGCCGAGGACCCGAACTCCAATCACGATTTCGGCAAGGACATCATTCCGTACCTCGTCAAGAACGGCCGCGCCATCGCGCACCAGTTCTCGACCTCCTGCGTGCGCTCCGGCAGCAACGACGTCGCCTATTGGCGCGACGTCGGCACGGTCGACGCCTATTGGTCCGCCAATATCGACCTCACCGACGTGGTGCCCGAGCTCGATTTGTTCGACCGCGCCTGGCCAATCTGGTCCTATGCGGAGATCACGCCGCCGGCCAAATTCGTTCACGACGAGGAGAGCCGGCGCGGCCAGGCGGTGAGCTCGCTGGTCTCCGGCGGCTGCATCATCTCCGGCGCCTCGCTGCGGCGATCGCTGCTGTTCACCGGTGTGCGCATCAACTCCTATGCCAATGTCGAGAACGCCGTGATCATGCCTTACGTCAATGTCGGCCGCGGCGCGCGGCTGAAGAACGTCGTGATCGACCGCGGCGTTGAAATTCCGGAAGGGCTCGTCGTCGGCGAGGATCCCGAGTTCGATGCGAAGCGATTCCGCACCACCGAGCAGGGCATCTCGCTGATCACCCAGCCGATGCTCGATGGGCTCAATAAATGA
- a CDS encoding septal ring lytic transglycosylase RlpA family protein, which produces MRAQIALFFCLITFSLSILSVARAESGLASYYGYGKAGKGELTCAHRTRPFGSVLKVSYGGRTIQCRVNDRGPFIRGRIVDLSVPAARALGMMKAGVVRVSVE; this is translated from the coding sequence GTGCGAGCGCAGATCGCGTTATTCTTTTGTCTCATTACTTTTTCGCTTTCAATCCTCTCTGTAGCCCGGGCCGAAAGCGGTCTCGCCTCGTATTACGGCTATGGAAAAGCCGGCAAAGGGGAGCTGACCTGTGCGCACCGTACGCGTCCGTTCGGCAGCGTGCTCAAGGTGTCCTATGGCGGGCGCACGATCCAGTGCCGTGTCAACGATCGCGGTCCCTTCATTCGCGGCCGTATCGTCGATCTCTCGGTGCCGGCCGCCCGCGCACTCGGCATGATGAAAGCCGGTGTGGTGCGAGTCTCCGTGGAATAG
- a CDS encoding Gfo/Idh/MocA family oxidoreductase, with the protein MAGIRVGLVGCGFVSELHMYAFRRVYGVDVEVAAVAARGDRIVEFAGRHNIPRVYRSFAELIADRDLDVVDICTPPNLHAEMIVASMRAGKHVICEKPFAGYFGREGDAQPIGKQVPKALMYERVLEEMDATRAAIERTGRLFMYAEDWIYAPAVTKTAEILRATKDKILFMKGEESHSGSHAAHAAQWAMTGGGALIRMGCHPLSAMLYLKQVEAKARGETIRVASVTGDVGNVTAGLKPEERSYIKANPVDVEDWGTLTATFSDGTKATVFSGDMIMGGVRNLIETYTSGGSLFANITPNTHLMSYQTSDEKLASVYITEKVDRKTGWQYVCLEEEWTRGYLQEIQDFMECVATGRQPLSDLALAYETIKVNYAGYWAAEEGRRVVL; encoded by the coding sequence ATGGCCGGGATCAGGGTCGGACTCGTCGGCTGCGGCTTCGTATCGGAGCTGCACATGTATGCGTTCCGGCGCGTCTATGGCGTGGATGTCGAGGTCGCAGCGGTTGCCGCGCGCGGTGACCGCATCGTCGAATTCGCCGGTCGCCATAACATCCCGCGCGTCTATCGCAGCTTCGCCGAACTGATCGCGGACCGCGACCTCGACGTCGTCGACATCTGCACCCCGCCGAACCTTCACGCAGAGATGATCGTCGCCAGCATGCGGGCCGGCAAGCATGTGATCTGCGAGAAGCCATTCGCCGGCTATTTCGGCCGCGAGGGCGATGCGCAGCCGATCGGCAAACAGGTGCCGAAGGCGCTGATGTATGAGCGCGTTCTGGAGGAGATGGACGCGACGCGCGCCGCGATCGAGCGTACCGGAAGGCTCTTCATGTATGCCGAGGACTGGATCTACGCGCCGGCGGTGACCAAGACTGCGGAGATTCTCAGAGCGACCAAGGACAAGATCCTGTTCATGAAGGGCGAGGAAAGCCATTCCGGCTCGCACGCGGCGCATGCCGCGCAATGGGCGATGACCGGCGGCGGCGCGCTGATCCGCATGGGCTGCCACCCGCTCTCGGCCATGCTCTATCTCAAGCAGGTCGAGGCGAAGGCGCGCGGCGAGACCATTCGCGTCGCCAGCGTCACCGGCGACGTCGGCAACGTCACAGCCGGCCTCAAGCCCGAGGAGCGCAGTTACATCAAGGCCAATCCGGTCGATGTCGAGGACTGGGGCACGCTCACCGCCACGTTCTCCGACGGTACCAAGGCGACCGTGTTCTCCGGCGACATGATCATGGGCGGCGTGCGCAATCTGATCGAGACCTACACCAGCGGCGGCTCGCTATTCGCCAACATCACCCCCAACACGCATCTGATGAGCTACCAGACCAGCGACGAGAAGCTGGCCTCGGTCTACATCACCGAAAAGGTCGATCGCAAAACCGGCTGGCAATATGTCTGCCTCGAGGAGGAATGGACGCGCGGCTATTTGCAGGAGATCCAGGATTTCATGGAATGCGTGGCGACGGGCCGGCAGCCGCTGTCCGACCTCGCGCTGGCCTACGAGACGATCAAGGTGAACTACGCCGGCTATTGGGCGGCGGAGGAGGGGCGAAGGGTGGTGCTGTAG